A genomic region of Streptosporangium lutulentum contains the following coding sequences:
- a CDS encoding ClpP family protease, with protein sequence MSEEQKVPSFNERMRRELYQERVLVLDGALNDDNGTLLATQLITLAKEDSSSDIALWIHSPGGSVPSMLAIRDVIRLVPCDVSTMVLGIAYSAGQFLLSSGTRGKRRAMPHARVLMHQGSAGIGGAAVDIELQAGDLRHTRDTVLGLIAEDTGQPLDRIFEDSLHDRWYTAQEALEYGFIDVIVSSFDEVVPTGHRPVGLGFPSEGAVR encoded by the coding sequence ATGAGTGAGGAACAGAAAGTCCCGTCGTTCAACGAACGAATGCGGCGTGAGCTCTACCAGGAACGTGTTCTCGTGCTCGACGGCGCACTCAACGACGACAACGGCACGTTGCTGGCAACGCAGCTGATCACCTTGGCGAAAGAGGATTCGTCGTCCGATATCGCGCTGTGGATCCATTCCCCCGGCGGATCGGTGCCGTCGATGCTCGCGATCCGCGATGTCATTCGGCTCGTCCCGTGCGACGTGTCCACGATGGTGCTCGGCATCGCCTACAGCGCCGGCCAGTTCCTGTTGTCGTCCGGAACCCGCGGCAAGCGCCGCGCCATGCCGCACGCCCGCGTGCTGATGCACCAGGGCTCCGCCGGCATCGGCGGCGCCGCCGTCGACATCGAACTGCAGGCGGGCGACCTGCGCCACACCCGCGACACGGTGCTCGGGCTCATCGCCGAGGACACCGGCCAACCCCTCGATCGGATCTTCGAGGACTCGCTGCACGATCGCTGGTACACGGCGCAGGAAGCGCTTGAATACGGATTCATCGACGTGATCGTCAGCAGTTTCGACGAAGTCGTGCCTACCGGTCATCGACCCGTCGGGCTCGGCTTCCCGTCCGAAGGAGCCGTCCGATGA
- a CDS encoding ATP-binding protein — protein sequence MVSSFGPLLRSLRQAAQLTIEGLSHASGVSVRAIGDMERGISRGPQRRTVQALAEALRLGEEQRAELDEAARAGRPRSGGSVPGRSGLYELPRGLGDFVGRVAELELLCRLGREASVDGPTPVVVVHGQAGLGKTACAVRAAELLREVFPDGRFYVDLRGVDAEPVPAAEVLHRLLRALDVDPRVIAEEEWERASQLRAILAERRCLLVLDNAADEAQIRPLLPGPGAGMVVVTSRRTLGGLEGVTRIALAPFSPQESAQLLRAIVREAADRAVAETEQVARLCGRLPLALRIAGTRLASRPGWTMRHLAERLSDEDRRLATLAVGDVGVEAAFALSYAVLSPPAKETFRRLALVPAVDFAAPIAAVLTQTGVFAAEDQLDDLVELGLLQREGADRYRFHDLIRLYASQRLREEEPAGATVAAERRMVDWLLETAIVAGRWFEPDYGAPPSDAKGLVPLATLEEARAWLEVERDTWLAGLRMAAAADRHEQVAELGEAMRWFAANAQHWLGDWLEVFGLTRAAAAGLSDPRRELWHMNRQVWAFLVTRLPRRGEAALRENAERAMEVYRLAESLGAVREQADALCNAATTWRVLLDFDQSLWAYSRGRELAEAAGYHDTYYWASGGVATALFRLGRLDEAIEAYRSVLRNIDEQPVVSSAAKHSRIFVLGGLATALLAAQRWQEAIEVAEPALAEAGGQGSNLVMGMHRTLGQTYARLGATGEAREHLTRAIELAEKYKTWEPRSLDEAKAELAALGTDHNP from the coding sequence ATGGTCAGCTCGTTCGGCCCGCTCCTGCGGAGCCTGCGGCAGGCGGCGCAGCTGACGATCGAGGGGCTGTCGCACGCCTCCGGGGTGAGTGTGCGGGCCATCGGGGACATGGAACGCGGCATCAGCCGGGGCCCGCAACGGCGCACGGTGCAGGCGCTGGCCGAGGCGTTGCGGCTGGGTGAGGAGCAGCGGGCGGAGCTGGACGAGGCCGCGCGAGCGGGCCGGCCGCGGTCGGGCGGCTCGGTGCCGGGGCGGTCGGGGCTGTATGAGCTGCCGCGTGGGCTGGGCGACTTCGTCGGCCGGGTGGCGGAGCTGGAGCTGCTGTGCCGTCTGGGACGGGAGGCGTCCGTGGACGGCCCCACCCCGGTCGTGGTGGTGCACGGGCAGGCGGGATTGGGTAAGACGGCGTGCGCGGTGCGGGCGGCCGAGCTGCTGCGGGAGGTGTTCCCGGACGGGCGGTTCTACGTGGATCTGCGGGGCGTCGACGCCGAGCCGGTGCCGGCGGCCGAAGTGCTGCACCGGCTGCTGCGGGCGCTGGATGTGGACCCGCGTGTGATCGCCGAGGAGGAGTGGGAGCGGGCCAGTCAGTTGCGGGCGATCCTGGCGGAGCGGCGGTGTCTGCTGGTGCTGGACAACGCCGCCGACGAGGCCCAGATACGGCCGTTGCTGCCGGGGCCGGGGGCCGGGATGGTGGTGGTGACCAGCCGCCGCACCCTGGGTGGGTTGGAGGGGGTGACGCGGATCGCGCTGGCGCCGTTCTCGCCGCAGGAGTCGGCGCAGTTGTTGCGGGCGATCGTGCGGGAGGCCGCCGATCGCGCGGTGGCGGAGACGGAGCAGGTGGCGCGGTTGTGCGGGCGGCTGCCGCTGGCGTTGCGGATCGCCGGCACTCGGCTGGCGTCTCGGCCCGGGTGGACGATGCGGCACCTGGCGGAGCGGTTGTCGGATGAGGATCGCCGGCTGGCGACCCTGGCGGTTGGCGATGTGGGGGTGGAGGCGGCGTTCGCGTTGTCGTACGCGGTGCTGTCGCCGCCGGCGAAGGAGACGTTCCGGCGGCTGGCGCTGGTGCCTGCGGTGGATTTCGCCGCGCCGATCGCCGCGGTGCTCACCCAGACCGGGGTGTTCGCGGCTGAGGATCAGCTTGATGATCTGGTCGAGCTGGGCCTGCTGCAGCGTGAGGGCGCCGACCGTTATCGCTTTCATGACCTGATCCGGTTGTATGCGAGCCAGCGGTTGCGTGAGGAGGAACCGGCCGGGGCCACAGTGGCGGCCGAGCGGCGCATGGTCGACTGGTTGCTGGAGACCGCGATCGTGGCCGGGCGGTGGTTCGAACCCGACTACGGAGCACCACCGTCCGACGCCAAGGGCCTGGTTCCGCTTGCCACGCTGGAGGAGGCGCGGGCCTGGCTGGAGGTGGAAAGGGATACCTGGCTGGCCGGGCTGCGGATGGCGGCCGCCGCCGACCGGCACGAGCAGGTGGCCGAGCTCGGTGAGGCGATGCGCTGGTTCGCGGCCAATGCGCAGCACTGGTTGGGCGACTGGCTGGAGGTGTTCGGGCTGACGCGTGCCGCCGCCGCCGGGCTGTCCGATCCTCGCCGGGAACTGTGGCACATGAACCGCCAGGTCTGGGCCTTCCTCGTCACCCGCTTACCCCGCCGCGGGGAGGCGGCGTTGAGAGAGAACGCGGAGCGGGCGATGGAGGTCTACCGGCTCGCCGAAAGCCTCGGCGCGGTCAGAGAGCAGGCCGACGCGCTGTGCAACGCGGCCACGACCTGGAGGGTCCTCCTCGACTTCGATCAGTCGCTGTGGGCGTATTCCCGGGGGCGGGAGTTGGCCGAAGCCGCCGGTTACCACGACACCTACTACTGGGCCAGCGGCGGAGTGGCGACCGCGCTCTTCCGTCTCGGCAGGCTGGACGAGGCCATTGAGGCGTACCGCAGCGTGCTGAGGAACATTGACGAGCAACCGGTCGTCTCTTCTGCGGCAAAGCACTCACGAATATTTGTCCTGGGAGGCCTGGCCACAGCTCTGCTCGCCGCGCAGCGCTGGCAGGAGGCCATCGAGGTGGCGGAGCCAGCCTTGGCCGAGGCCGGCGGGCAGGGCAGCAACCTTGTGATGGGCATGCACCGGACGTTGGGTCAGACGTATGCCAGGCTCGGTGCGACCGGCGAAGCCCGCGAGCATCTGACCCGGGCGATCGAGCTGGCGGAGAAGTATAAAACATGGGAGCCCAGATCGCTTGACGAGGCGAAAGCGGAGCTGGCGGCCCTCGGCACTGATCACAACCCGTGA
- a CDS encoding MFS transporter — protein MTGNDETTTPRTAGTDKGTPGPALPRGVTLLFAIACGTAVANVYFAQPLLVTLGRDFAISPATLGAVVTLTQLGYGLGLFFIVPLGDLLNRRRLIVTQLLLLAAALTVVGTATVAALLLAGMAAVGLLAVVTQTLVAFAASLAPPAQRGRVVGLVTSGVVTGILLARTVSGLLADLAGWRSVYLTSAALTCVLALALHHALPPRDTTALPMRYGRLLRSTLTLFAQERLLRLRALLALLIFAAFSTLWSCVALPLSAPPLSLSHTAIGAFGLAGAAGALAATAAGRLNDRGLSQRTTGIGLALLAASWLPLAFARQSLWALTVGVIVLDLAVQAVHVTNQSLIYALRPDAGSRLIGGYMVFYSLGSAFGAIASTALYAVAGWGAVCALGAAISCLALLLWAGTRHRIPTPAAAG, from the coding sequence GTGACCGGCAACGACGAGACCACGACACCGCGGACCGCGGGCACGGACAAGGGGACTCCCGGCCCCGCGCTCCCCCGAGGCGTCACCCTGCTCTTCGCCATCGCCTGTGGGACCGCGGTGGCCAACGTCTACTTCGCGCAACCCCTCCTGGTGACGCTGGGCCGCGACTTCGCGATCAGCCCGGCGACGCTCGGCGCCGTCGTCACCCTCACCCAACTCGGTTACGGGCTGGGACTCTTCTTCATCGTGCCGCTGGGCGACCTGCTCAACCGCAGGCGCCTCATCGTGACGCAACTGCTCCTGCTGGCAGCGGCGCTGACGGTGGTCGGCACCGCCACCGTCGCGGCGCTCCTGCTCGCGGGCATGGCCGCCGTAGGACTCCTCGCGGTGGTGACCCAGACGTTGGTGGCCTTCGCCGCCTCGCTCGCACCACCGGCGCAACGCGGACGCGTCGTCGGCCTCGTGACCAGCGGTGTGGTCACCGGCATCCTGCTTGCCCGCACCGTATCCGGGCTCCTGGCCGACCTCGCCGGCTGGCGCTCCGTCTACCTCACCTCGGCGGCCCTCACCTGCGTGCTCGCCCTGGCACTGCACCACGCCCTGCCGCCCCGCGACACCACTGCGCTGCCCATGCGCTACGGACGGCTCTTGCGCTCCACGCTCACCCTGTTCGCGCAGGAGCGCCTCCTCCGGCTCCGCGCCCTGCTCGCCCTGCTCATCTTCGCCGCCTTCAGCACCCTGTGGAGCTGCGTCGCGCTGCCGCTGAGCGCGCCTCCGCTGTCGCTGTCCCATACGGCGATCGGCGCGTTCGGACTGGCGGGAGCCGCGGGAGCCCTGGCCGCGACCGCAGCCGGCCGCCTGAACGACCGCGGGCTCTCCCAGCGGACCACCGGCATCGGCCTGGCCCTGCTCGCCGCCTCGTGGCTGCCCCTGGCCTTCGCCCGACAGTCACTGTGGGCCCTGACGGTCGGTGTGATCGTCCTCGACCTCGCCGTGCAGGCGGTCCACGTCACCAACCAGAGCCTGATCTACGCACTTCGCCCGGACGCGGGCAGCCGGCTGATCGGCGGCTACATGGTCTTCTACTCGCTCGGCAGCGCCTTCGGAGCCATCGCCTCGACCGCCCTCTACGCGGTGGCCGGCTGGGGTGCCGTGTGCGCGCTGGGGGCCGCGATCAGCTGCCTCGCGCTCCTGCTGTGGGCGGGCACCCGGCACCGCATCCCGACCCCGGCCGCCGCCGGCTGA
- a CDS encoding winged helix-turn-helix transcriptional regulator: MVRRTRFNDSDCPVARSVDAIGDWWSLLIVRDAFDGSRRFGEFQRSLGVAKNILTARLRVLVAGGILDVVPAADGSSYHEYVLTPKGKDLFPVIVALRQWGEGHFFEPDEPHSELIDRRRGRPLRALEVRSADGRRLDPDDTVVNKVDQPRTPAGTRPE; encoded by the coding sequence ATGGTGAGGCGGACGCGTTTCAACGACAGTGACTGTCCCGTCGCGCGATCAGTCGACGCGATCGGCGACTGGTGGTCCTTGCTGATCGTGCGGGACGCGTTCGACGGCAGCCGCCGCTTCGGGGAGTTCCAGCGCAGCCTCGGCGTCGCCAAGAACATTCTCACCGCGCGTCTGCGCGTCCTGGTCGCCGGCGGCATCCTCGACGTCGTCCCGGCCGCCGACGGCAGTTCCTACCACGAGTACGTTCTGACGCCGAAGGGCAAAGACCTCTTCCCCGTCATCGTGGCGCTGCGGCAGTGGGGCGAAGGACACTTCTTCGAGCCCGACGAACCGCACTCGGAGCTGATCGACCGCCGGCGCGGGCGGCCCCTGCGTGCGCTGGAGGTCCGCTCCGCGGATGGGCGACGGCTCGACCCCGACGACACTGTCGTCAACAAGGTCGATCAGCCTCGAACGCCGGCCGGGACAAGGCCCGAGTAG
- a CDS encoding aldo/keto reductase has product MKRRILGGTGMSVSELALGAMMFGAMGNTDHDESIRMIHTALDAGVNFVDTADVYSRGESEEIVGKALKGRRDDVVLATKFALPMGPDDNHRGGSARWIKRAVEDSLRRLGTDHIDLYQMHRPDPDTDLDETLSALSELVRAGKVRAIGSSTFPTELIVEAQWIADKRGHHRFRTEQPRYSILTRTIEAAMLPAAQRHGMGVLTYGPLSSGWLSGRTDLTGGHRATLSPQAFDLTTPANQARAQVVQLLTELAAEAGMPLTHLATAFVRSHPAVTSVLIGPRRPEQLDDLLASADVELSEDVLDRIDEIVPPGTEINPADNYVDVPPAIADKRLRRR; this is encoded by the coding sequence ATGAAGCGCAGGATTCTCGGCGGAACAGGCATGTCGGTCAGCGAACTGGCCCTTGGGGCGATGATGTTCGGAGCCATGGGCAACACCGACCACGACGAATCGATCCGCATGATTCACACGGCCCTGGACGCCGGCGTCAACTTCGTCGACACGGCCGACGTCTACTCCCGGGGTGAGTCGGAGGAGATCGTCGGCAAGGCGCTCAAGGGACGGCGGGACGACGTCGTGCTCGCGACGAAGTTCGCGCTCCCCATGGGGCCCGACGACAACCATCGCGGAGGCTCGGCCCGGTGGATCAAACGCGCCGTGGAGGACAGCCTGCGGCGGCTCGGCACCGACCATATCGATCTCTACCAGATGCACCGGCCGGACCCCGACACCGACCTCGACGAGACGCTCTCAGCGCTGTCGGAGCTGGTCCGCGCGGGCAAGGTGCGGGCGATCGGCTCCTCGACGTTCCCCACCGAGCTGATCGTCGAGGCGCAGTGGATCGCCGACAAGCGCGGTCACCACCGCTTCCGCACGGAGCAGCCGAGATATTCGATCCTCACCAGGACCATCGAGGCCGCCATGCTGCCCGCGGCGCAGCGTCACGGCATGGGGGTCCTGACCTACGGGCCGCTCAGCAGTGGCTGGCTGTCGGGGCGCACGGACCTGACAGGGGGCCACCGCGCGACGCTGTCTCCGCAGGCCTTCGACCTGACCACGCCCGCCAACCAGGCCAGGGCGCAGGTCGTCCAGCTCCTCACGGAGCTCGCCGCCGAGGCGGGGATGCCGCTGACGCACCTGGCCACCGCGTTCGTCCGGTCGCACCCGGCTGTCACCTCCGTCCTGATCGGCCCCCGGAGGCCCGAACAGCTCGATGACCTTCTGGCGAGCGCGGACGTGGAACTGAGCGAGGACGTGCTCGACCGGATCGACGAGATCGTGCCTCCCGGCACCGAGATCAACCCGGCGGACAACTACGTCGACGTACCGCCGGCGATCGCGGACAAGCGCCTGCGCCGCCGCTGA
- a CDS encoding MarR family winged helix-turn-helix transcriptional regulator, translated as MTDHVDRVLEQWGRERPDLDVSPMGVIGRLTRLSRLIDAELRQTFGAHGLDHPSFDVLATLRRSGPPHRLTPAELMRSSMITSGAVTQRLDRLEARGLVRRTPSETDGRGVHVALTDEGRALIDQALPDHVDTENRLLAALTSTRRDALAAELRTLLESLGDTTD; from the coding sequence GTGACAGATCACGTCGACCGCGTACTGGAGCAGTGGGGCAGAGAGCGCCCCGACCTGGACGTGTCACCGATGGGGGTGATCGGGCGACTGACGAGGCTCTCGCGGCTGATCGACGCGGAGCTGCGCCAGACGTTCGGCGCGCACGGGCTCGACCACCCGTCGTTCGACGTGCTCGCCACCCTGCGCCGCAGTGGGCCGCCGCATCGCCTGACCCCCGCCGAGCTGATGCGGTCATCCATGATCACCTCGGGTGCCGTCACCCAGCGCCTCGACCGCCTGGAGGCTCGCGGCCTGGTGAGACGCACCCCCAGTGAGACGGACGGCCGTGGCGTCCACGTCGCTCTCACCGACGAAGGTCGTGCGCTCATCGACCAGGCCCTGCCCGACCACGTCGACACCGAGAACCGGCTGCTCGCCGCGCTCACGAGCACCCGGCGCGACGCCCTCGCGGCCGAACTCCGGACTCTCCTGGAGTCTCTCGGCGACACCACGGACTGA
- a CDS encoding EamA family transporter — MLSNRIGIVMVTALAPVIWGTTYLVTTELLPPDRPLLAAVVRALPAGLVLVALTRRLPRGVWWWRAAVLGALNIGAFFALLFVAAYRLPGGVAATVGALQPLLVAGLSAGLLGERLSPRTMIAAVAGVAGVSLLVLRADARLDGLGIAAAAGGAAVMATGVVLSKRWRSPAPLLATTGWQLAAGGLLLLPVALLVEGPPPAALSTANLAGYGYLAIIGSALAYALWFRGIRALSPTEVTFLGLLSPLVATSLGWLVLGQDLTVAQALGGLVVLAALVAAQTRSARGEPPHRRVTDRATVPAVTSEYNRAS; from the coding sequence GTGCTAAGCAATCGAATCGGGATCGTCATGGTGACCGCGCTGGCGCCCGTCATCTGGGGAACCACCTATCTCGTCACCACCGAGCTGTTGCCACCGGACCGCCCGCTGCTGGCGGCGGTGGTGCGGGCGCTTCCCGCCGGCCTCGTGCTCGTCGCCCTCACCCGGCGGCTGCCCCGGGGCGTGTGGTGGTGGCGCGCGGCGGTGCTCGGCGCCCTCAACATCGGGGCGTTCTTCGCGCTGCTGTTCGTCGCCGCCTACCGGCTGCCCGGCGGGGTCGCCGCGACCGTCGGCGCGCTGCAACCCCTCCTGGTCGCCGGTCTTTCCGCCGGCCTGCTCGGTGAGCGCCTGTCCCCGCGCACCATGATCGCCGCCGTCGCGGGTGTGGCCGGGGTCAGCCTGCTCGTCCTCCGAGCCGACGCGCGACTGGACGGCCTCGGCATCGCCGCCGCGGCCGGCGGCGCGGCCGTCATGGCCACCGGGGTCGTCCTCAGCAAACGGTGGCGCTCACCCGCGCCCCTGCTCGCGACCACCGGCTGGCAACTCGCCGCGGGCGGCCTGCTGCTGCTCCCGGTCGCGCTCCTGGTCGAAGGGCCACCGCCCGCGGCGCTGAGCACCGCGAACCTGGCCGGATACGGCTACCTCGCGATCATCGGCTCCGCCCTGGCCTATGCCCTCTGGTTCCGGGGGATCCGCGCGCTGTCTCCCACCGAGGTCACCTTCCTCGGCCTGCTCAGCCCTCTGGTCGCCACCTCACTGGGCTGGCTCGTTCTCGGCCAGGACCTCACCGTCGCACAGGCGCTGGGCGGGCTCGTCGTCCTCGCCGCCCTCGTCGCGGCACAGACCCGCAGCGCCCGCGGCGAGCCACCGCACCGTCGCGTCACCGATCGGGCGACCGTCCCGGCGGTGACCTCGGAGTACAACCGGGCGTCCTAG
- a CDS encoding NAD(P)-dependent oxidoreductase, which translates to MRITVFGAAGNVGSRVVAEALSHGHQVTAVVRDPARPHELPAAAGIRTGDAGNAGSVAELSAGQDVVISATRPVPGREGELAATARALLAGLARTGVRLLVVGGAGSLTVPGTGGATVIDDPEFPAAWRDIALACNDQLEACRSETEVDWAYLSPAALLEPGKRTGTYRLGADELLVDAEGNSSISVEDLAVALLDEAERPKHHRTRFTVAY; encoded by the coding sequence ATGCGCATCACCGTGTTCGGAGCGGCCGGAAACGTAGGCAGCCGGGTGGTGGCCGAGGCGCTGTCCCACGGTCACCAGGTCACCGCCGTGGTGCGGGACCCGGCCCGTCCCCACGAACTGCCCGCCGCGGCCGGCATCCGTACCGGCGACGCCGGAAACGCCGGAAGCGTGGCCGAGCTGAGCGCCGGCCAGGACGTCGTGATCAGCGCGACCCGCCCGGTGCCCGGCAGGGAGGGCGAGCTTGCCGCGACCGCCAGGGCACTGCTGGCCGGACTGGCCCGGACCGGCGTCCGGCTACTGGTCGTCGGCGGCGCCGGCAGCCTGACCGTGCCCGGCACCGGTGGCGCCACCGTGATCGACGACCCGGAGTTCCCCGCCGCCTGGCGGGACATCGCGCTGGCGTGCAACGACCAGCTGGAGGCCTGCCGTTCCGAGACCGAGGTGGACTGGGCCTACCTGAGCCCGGCCGCGCTGCTGGAACCGGGGAAGCGCACCGGCACGTATCGCCTGGGCGCCGACGAACTGCTGGTCGACGCCGAAGGCAACTCGTCGATCTCCGTGGAGGACCTCGCGGTCGCCCTGCTGGACGAGGCCGAACGGCCCAAGCACCACAGGACCAGGTTCACCGTCGCGTACTGA
- a CDS encoding tyrosine-protein phosphatase — translation MLSMHRTRAARLATAVLASTLLTAAGAAAPASAAAVHNPVHQRAEQHIPFTAATVTQNDNGTYTITWNTSKVQRVTVYAGTSQDRISHKHPVATGAGRMTVTVRGLGAADRWWFELVPDHGHPLTLADRSLHLASAPNLRDAGGYRTADGSWVRMGVLYRSGDLSKLTDADMAKLTRLGLRTVYDLRTPSEQSASPDRLPRGVKAVTANVTGTTDTGNVSIPTPEAAVKLMTDGEKAMVSSESGRAAYGSLLTAVGHGSGLLYHCTAGKDRTGWASAAILTALGVPKSTVMQDYLLSNTYRAAENAAALAQMPEAQRPIYKPLMDVRKEYLDAGFAEVKAKYGSFDRYLDKALDVSARELRERLLVD, via the coding sequence ATGTTGTCGATGCATCGCACCCGTGCCGCCCGTCTCGCCACCGCAGTGCTGGCGAGCACCCTGCTGACCGCGGCCGGGGCCGCGGCTCCGGCCTCCGCGGCGGCCGTCCACAACCCCGTTCACCAGCGGGCGGAGCAGCACATCCCGTTCACCGCCGCCACCGTCACCCAGAACGACAACGGCACGTACACCATCACCTGGAACACCTCGAAGGTCCAGCGGGTCACGGTTTACGCGGGGACCTCCCAGGACCGGATCTCACACAAGCACCCCGTGGCGACCGGCGCGGGCCGGATGACGGTCACCGTACGCGGGCTCGGCGCGGCCGACCGGTGGTGGTTCGAGCTGGTGCCCGACCACGGCCACCCGCTGACCCTCGCCGATCGCTCCCTGCACCTGGCCTCCGCCCCGAACCTCCGGGACGCCGGCGGCTACCGCACCGCCGACGGCAGCTGGGTGCGCATGGGCGTCCTCTACCGCTCTGGCGACCTGAGCAAGCTGACCGACGCCGACATGGCCAAGCTCACCCGGCTCGGCCTGCGTACCGTCTACGACCTGCGCACGCCGTCCGAGCAGAGCGCCAGCCCCGATCGGCTCCCGCGGGGCGTCAAGGCCGTGACGGCCAACGTCACCGGCACCACCGACACCGGAAACGTGTCGATCCCCACGCCCGAGGCGGCCGTCAAGCTCATGACCGACGGCGAGAAGGCCATGGTGTCCTCGGAATCCGGCCGCGCCGCCTACGGCTCCCTGCTCACCGCCGTCGGCCACGGCAGCGGGCTGCTCTACCACTGCACGGCCGGTAAGGACCGCACCGGCTGGGCCAGCGCCGCCATCCTGACCGCGCTCGGCGTCCCGAAGAGCACCGTCATGCAGGACTACCTGCTCAGCAACACCTACCGGGCCGCCGAGAACGCCGCCGCGCTGGCCCAGATGCCTGAGGCGCAGCGGCCGATCTACAAGCCCCTCATGGACGTGCGGAAGGAGTACCTGGACGCGGGCTTCGCCGAAGTCAAGGCCAAGTACGGTTCCTTCGACCGATACCTGGACAAGGCGCTCGACGTCAGCGCTCGCGAGCTGCGCGAGCGGCTGCTCGTCGATTAA